The following proteins are co-located in the Haliotis asinina isolate JCU_RB_2024 chromosome 13, JCU_Hal_asi_v2, whole genome shotgun sequence genome:
- the LOC137259958 gene encoding uncharacterized protein isoform X1: MMTCSVALLLVVGFTCIAGESQIFSNNCNVVSRRVITCRPTSDELQHLTGKKYHGILKLKLSGMNDDLKILMNLFPDLKFIEGGRSNCESLVGDNESKKGRIITVNHRQCYFNSSTATTYTITPTTTTAPTITALTSTASTSIALTSAAPTTTTALNSTAPTTTALTSTALTTTTTALTTTTALTSTVPTTTAPTSTALTSAVPTTTAPIITAPTTTIPTTTALTSAAPTTTALTSAAPTTTALTSAAPTTTSPTTTTRTTPTTTTNTPTTTSSAPDSSTSTFTQTSISSPITSPYHNSTQCTLTSTLLSFPTPSTTATSVKALLITDPSTLSNDRVHVDDIDDDGVTNDDDDVEDDDYDDTMLASILGVTASVLVAVFTAGLVIMGRKLKFVEKIHRFFHRRKQGGYDVERELENFRSRLATIRASRHRGDTPHGRDMIEIGTLEALVDNSVSNPSAFLFPSDSSTNVNTSATDPAVNASATDPAVNTTATHPAVNTSATHPAVKTSANTASSSGTTTAIIHRRPSFEISDIEVDSDELNEQVDQITHELKRNTWRRSQRIALKKF; the protein is encoded by the exons ATGATGACCTGTTCGGTAGCGTTGCTGTTGGTGGTGGGATTCACCTGCATAGCAGGAGAATCACAAATTTTTTCAAACAATTGCAATGTAGTGTCAAGAAGGGTAATAACGTGCAGACCAACAAGTGATGAATTGCAACATCTGACAGGGAAAAAATACCATGGCATCCTAAAGCTTAAACTCAGCGGAATGAACGATGACTTGAAGATTTTAATGAACCTATTTCCAGACCTGAAG TTCATTGAAGGAGGCAGAAGTAACTGTGAAAGCCTGGTAGGCGATAACGAAAGCAAAAAAGGAAGAATCATTACTGTCAACCATCGACAGTGTTATT TTAATTCATCTACCGCTACAACGTATACCATCACTCCAACCACCACTACCGCACCAACTATTACCGCACTAACTTCTACCGCATCAACTTCTATCGCATTAACTTCTGCCGCACCAACTACTACTACCGCACTAAATTCTACCGCACCAACCACTACCGCACTAACTTCTACCGcactaactactactactaccgcacTAACTACTACTACCGCACTAACTTCTACCGTACCAACTACTACCGCACCAACTTCTACCGCACTAACTTCTGCCGTACCAACTACCACCGCACCAATCATTACCGCACCAACAACTACCATACCAACTACTACCGCACTAACGTCTGCCGCACCAACTACTACAGCACTAACGTCTGCCGCACCAACTACTACAGCACTAACTTCTGCCGCACCAACTACTACCTCTCCAACTACTACAACACGTACCACTCCAACTACTACAACTAACACTCCTACTACTACATCATCAGCACCTGACTCATCAACTAGTACTTTCACTCAAACAAGTATATCCTCACCCATCACTTCTCCCTATCATAACTCAACTCAGTGtactttaacctcaactttgcTTTCATTTCCTACACCCTCAACAACAGCTACATCCGTCAAGGCACTCCTAATAACAG ATCCTTCTACCCTTTCTAACGATCGGGTTCATGTTGAcgatattgatgatgatggagTCActaatgatgacgacgatgtgGAGGATGACGACTACGACg ATACGATGCTAGCGTCCATTCTCGGTGTTACAGCTTCGGTTTTAGTAGCTGTGTTTACAGCAGGGTTGGTAATCATGGGAAGGAAACTGAAGTTCGTGGAAAAGATACATCGGTTTTTTCACCGACGTAAGCAAGGTGGTTACGATGTTGAAAGAGAACTGGAAAATTTCAGATCTCGTCTTGCTACCATTAGAGCTTCTCGTCATCGTGGTGATACTCCACACGGCCGTGATATGATCGAGATCGGCACTCTTGAGGCTCTTGTTGACAATTCCGTCAGCAACCCATCTGCCTTCCTTTTCCCATCTGACTCCTCTACCAATGTTAACACCTCTGCTACCGATCCTGCTGTAAACGCCTCTGCTACCGATCCTGCTGTAAACACCACTGCCACCCATCCTGCTGTAAACACATCTGCCACCCATCCTGCTGTAAAGACATCTGCTAACACTGCCTCTAGTTCCGGCACAACTACAGCGATCATCCACCGTCGGCCGTCTTTTGAGATAAGTGACATTGAGGTGGATTCAGACGAACTGAATGAGCAAGTGGATCAAATCACACATGAGCTGAAACGCAACACTTGGAGGAGATCACAACGTATTGCTCTGAAGAAGTTTTAA
- the LOC137259958 gene encoding uncharacterized protein isoform X2, with protein MMTCSVALLLVVGFTCIAGESQIFSNNCNVVSRRVITCRPTSDELQHLTGKKYHGILKLKLSGMNDDLKILMNLFPDLKFIEGGRSNCESLVGDNESKKGRIITVNHRQCYSTSVKALLITDPSTLSNDRVHVDDIDDDGVTNDDDDVEDDDYDDTMLASILGVTASVLVAVFTAGLVIMGRKLKFVEKIHRFFHRRKQGGYDVERELENFRSRLATIRASRHRGDTPHGRDMIEIGTLEALVDNSVSNPSAFLFPSDSSTNVNTSATDPAVNASATDPAVNTTATHPAVNTSATHPAVKTSANTASSSGTTTAIIHRRPSFEISDIEVDSDELNEQVDQITHELKRNTWRRSQRIALKKF; from the exons ATGATGACCTGTTCGGTAGCGTTGCTGTTGGTGGTGGGATTCACCTGCATAGCAGGAGAATCACAAATTTTTTCAAACAATTGCAATGTAGTGTCAAGAAGGGTAATAACGTGCAGACCAACAAGTGATGAATTGCAACATCTGACAGGGAAAAAATACCATGGCATCCTAAAGCTTAAACTCAGCGGAATGAACGATGACTTGAAGATTTTAATGAACCTATTTCCAGACCTGAAG TTCATTGAAGGAGGCAGAAGTAACTGTGAAAGCCTGGTAGGCGATAACGAAAGCAAAAAAGGAAGAATCATTACTGTCAACCATCGACAGTGTTATT CTACATCCGTCAAGGCACTCCTAATAACAG ATCCTTCTACCCTTTCTAACGATCGGGTTCATGTTGAcgatattgatgatgatggagTCActaatgatgacgacgatgtgGAGGATGACGACTACGACg ATACGATGCTAGCGTCCATTCTCGGTGTTACAGCTTCGGTTTTAGTAGCTGTGTTTACAGCAGGGTTGGTAATCATGGGAAGGAAACTGAAGTTCGTGGAAAAGATACATCGGTTTTTTCACCGACGTAAGCAAGGTGGTTACGATGTTGAAAGAGAACTGGAAAATTTCAGATCTCGTCTTGCTACCATTAGAGCTTCTCGTCATCGTGGTGATACTCCACACGGCCGTGATATGATCGAGATCGGCACTCTTGAGGCTCTTGTTGACAATTCCGTCAGCAACCCATCTGCCTTCCTTTTCCCATCTGACTCCTCTACCAATGTTAACACCTCTGCTACCGATCCTGCTGTAAACGCCTCTGCTACCGATCCTGCTGTAAACACCACTGCCACCCATCCTGCTGTAAACACATCTGCCACCCATCCTGCTGTAAAGACATCTGCTAACACTGCCTCTAGTTCCGGCACAACTACAGCGATCATCCACCGTCGGCCGTCTTTTGAGATAAGTGACATTGAGGTGGATTCAGACGAACTGAATGAGCAAGTGGATCAAATCACACATGAGCTGAAACGCAACACTTGGAGGAGATCACAACGTATTGCTCTGAAGAAGTTTTAA